Proteins encoded in a region of the Thermomicrobiales bacterium genome:
- a CDS encoding aspartate aminotransferase family protein has product MTVVGAGLQIDKGRIAELTAKEEKRLNDSTPGSGRMYERARKTMAGGVPSSYQVRDPWPIYLEEGKGSKVWDVDGNERIDYHNGFGSMVQGHAHPAIIKAVSERVAKGTHFAAPIEDSIVVSEALAERFGLPLWRYVNSGTEATMDAMRIARAYTGRDTVMKILGSYHGHHDYAMVCIGVPYDDLGDREDIPSLPYGAGIPKAVSDMTVAVPFNDAGAMERRIERLAEEGRLPACVIMEAAMMNMGVILPEPGYLEAVREITRKHGIVWIVDEVKTGLTVAAGGATEKFGLEPDMVTLAKALGGGLPCGGIGATEEIMEVVLNGSVYQVGTYNGNPLTMAAARASIEHVLTDDAYVHLNMLNDRLMAGCDAVLEKYHLPGYTVGISSKGCVTFSEEKITDYHSFMENLHGELTELAWLYAMNRGIFMTPGREEEWTLSVQHSMEDADRYIAMFEEMAHDLTA; this is encoded by the coding sequence ATGACCGTCGTCGGAGCTGGATTGCAGATCGACAAGGGACGAATCGCCGAACTGACTGCCAAAGAGGAGAAGCGCCTGAACGATTCGACCCCTGGGTCGGGGCGCATGTACGAGCGGGCCCGGAAGACCATGGCTGGAGGCGTGCCGTCGTCCTATCAGGTGCGCGACCCGTGGCCGATCTATCTGGAGGAGGGCAAGGGATCGAAAGTCTGGGATGTCGATGGCAATGAGCGCATCGACTATCACAACGGCTTTGGCTCGATGGTCCAGGGGCATGCTCATCCGGCCATCATCAAGGCGGTGTCTGAGCGAGTTGCCAAAGGGACCCACTTCGCCGCGCCGATCGAGGATTCGATCGTGGTCAGCGAAGCGCTGGCCGAGCGCTTCGGACTCCCGCTCTGGCGCTATGTGAACTCTGGTACGGAAGCCACCATGGATGCCATGCGCATCGCCCGCGCCTACACCGGCCGCGACACCGTGATGAAGATTCTTGGTTCGTATCACGGTCATCATGACTATGCGATGGTCTGTATCGGCGTCCCTTACGACGATCTCGGCGACCGGGAGGATATTCCCTCGCTTCCCTATGGCGCTGGCATCCCCAAAGCGGTGAGCGACATGACCGTCGCGGTGCCATTCAACGACGCGGGCGCCATGGAGCGGCGCATCGAGCGGCTGGCCGAGGAAGGCCGGTTGCCGGCCTGCGTCATCATGGAAGCCGCCATGATGAACATGGGCGTTATCTTGCCCGAGCCGGGCTACCTGGAAGCCGTGCGCGAGATCACGCGAAAGCACGGCATCGTTTGGATCGTCGATGAGGTCAAGACCGGCCTGACGGTGGCCGCCGGTGGCGCCACCGAGAAGTTCGGTCTCGAACCGGACATGGTCACGCTCGCCAAGGCGCTTGGCGGCGGGCTCCCCTGCGGAGGTATCGGCGCGACCGAAGAGATCATGGAGGTCGTGCTGAACGGATCCGTCTATCAGGTCGGTACGTATAACGGCAATCCACTCACTATGGCCGCGGCGCGCGCCAGCATCGAACATGTCTTGACCGACGATGCCTATGTCCACCTGAACATGCTCAACGACCGCCTGATGGCTGGTTGCGACGCGGTGCTGGAGAAATACCACCTGCCAGGCTATACGGTCGGCATCAGCTCGAAGGGATGCGTTACGTTCTCAGAAGAGAAGATCACGGACTACCACTCGTTCATGGAGAACCTGCACGGTGAGCTGACCGAGCTGGCCTGGCTCTATGCCATGAACCGCGGAATCTTCATGACCCCGGGTCGCGAAGAGGAGTGGACGTTGTCGGTGCAGCACTCGATGGAAGATGCCGATAGATACATCGCCATGTTCGAGGAAATGGCGCACGACTTGACAGCGTAG
- a CDS encoding SAM-dependent methyltransferase, translating into MTREKQWFRVQAIGRVLRPGTGETAPGDFFDPWHESILEIDERWSGGLVGIEEFSHLVVLFYLDRTKRRRTAGEPRQAEDADGLTPVGFFSTRTPMRPNPIGMSCPKLLRRDGNRLHVAGIDAWDGTPIIDLKGYYPRDEQRPDATVPNWLELLWSRHDAERGKE; encoded by the coding sequence ATGACTCGCGAAAAGCAATGGTTCCGCGTGCAGGCGATCGGCCGGGTGCTTCGGCCAGGAACTGGAGAAACCGCCCCTGGCGATTTCTTCGATCCATGGCACGAATCGATTCTCGAGATCGACGAACGCTGGTCCGGCGGTTTGGTCGGGATCGAGGAGTTCAGCCACCTGGTGGTGCTCTTCTATCTCGACCGGACCAAACGCCGGCGCACCGCGGGAGAGCCGCGACAAGCCGAGGACGCGGACGGGCTTACGCCGGTTGGCTTCTTCTCGACCCGCACTCCGATGCGCCCAAACCCGATTGGCATGAGTTGCCCGAAGCTGCTCCGGCGCGATGGGAACCGCCTCCATGTGGCCGGTATCGACGCGTGGGACGGCACCCCGATCATCGACCTCAAGGGGTACTACCCGCGCGACGAGCAACGACCGGACGCGACTGTTCCCAACTGGCTGGAACTGCTCTGGTCCCGGCATGATGCGGAGCGAGGCAAGGAGTAG
- a CDS encoding LLM class flavin-dependent oxidoreductase has product MGKRPLKIGIMLPESEREMAGATAGWNDQLAMTLKTEELGFDSVWFCDHLLMKVPGHEPQGAWEAWSMLAAFAAVTKRIELGPFVSCTAYRNPALTAKIAETVDEISGGRLILGIGSGWAEPEYKAFGFPFDHRASRFEEALKIIVPLIRTGHVDFEGEYYSAIDCELRPRGPRPEGMPIMVGTFSGERMMKLTAQYADQWNIWAAVSGNTAATTKPLMEKMDGICESVGRDPKTLERSVAVLVDFDNPYGRPGQNVPSLTGTPEQIADECRRYAEIGVSHIQFYPDPCTVAGIEQLAPVLEILDQG; this is encoded by the coding sequence ATGGGTAAGCGTCCCCTGAAGATCGGCATCATGCTCCCGGAATCGGAGCGTGAGATGGCAGGCGCAACTGCTGGTTGGAACGACCAGCTGGCGATGACGCTCAAGACCGAGGAACTCGGTTTCGATTCGGTCTGGTTCTGCGACCACTTGCTGATGAAAGTGCCGGGTCACGAGCCGCAGGGCGCGTGGGAGGCCTGGTCGATGCTGGCGGCCTTTGCCGCGGTTACCAAGAGGATCGAGCTCGGACCCTTCGTCTCTTGCACCGCATATCGCAACCCAGCCCTGACCGCAAAGATCGCCGAAACCGTCGATGAGATCAGCGGCGGACGCCTCATCCTTGGCATCGGGTCTGGCTGGGCCGAGCCGGAGTACAAGGCGTTCGGTTTTCCCTTCGATCATCGCGCCAGTCGATTCGAAGAGGCGCTGAAGATCATCGTGCCGCTGATCCGCACGGGACACGTCGACTTCGAGGGTGAGTACTACAGCGCGATCGACTGCGAACTCCGGCCGCGCGGCCCACGACCGGAGGGCATGCCGATCATGGTCGGGACGTTCAGCGGTGAACGGATGATGAAACTGACTGCCCAGTACGCCGACCAATGGAACATTTGGGCGGCGGTCTCCGGCAACACCGCAGCGACCACCAAGCCGCTCATGGAGAAGATGGACGGTATTTGCGAGTCGGTTGGACGTGACCCGAAAACGCTGGAGCGCAGCGTCGCGGTGCTGGTCGATTTCGACAACCCGTATGGCCGTCCTGGACAGAACGTTCCGTCGCTAACTGGCACTCCTGAGCAAATCGCAGACGAGTGCCGGCGATACGCCGAGATCGGGGTCTCGCATATCCAGTTCTATCCCGATCCATGCACCGTCGCAGGGATCGAGCAACTGGCCCCGGTGCTGGAAATTCTGGACCAAGGGTAG
- a CDS encoding LLM class flavin-dependent oxidoreductase: MVDPVTTAAPLGRWPKTDRPMGIGVMLPLLDGGAFGGQPRFRDVLEMAQTVEACGFDGIWMPDHFVFRHEANNRMPQGIWEAFTTIAAVAAQVPRVSIGVLVTCLGWRNPGIVAKMAENIDEISEGRFILGVGAGWHQPEYDMYHLPWDHRFGRFKDSISIINPLLREGVANYEGEYFSASEALNLPGGPRRGEGGPPILVGTNGPKTMRLAAQFADAWNSDWHHDPSTVLPRLADLDKACEDVGRDPKTIVRTSGSNVALPGYLGRRANPMEGNPEQLAEQIAAFRGIGLRHWVAGLDPCNPAKIEEFARVIEILDRS; this comes from the coding sequence ATGGTCGATCCAGTGACAACCGCCGCGCCACTCGGGCGATGGCCGAAGACCGATCGCCCGATGGGGATTGGCGTCATGTTGCCATTGCTCGACGGAGGCGCTTTCGGTGGTCAGCCGCGGTTCAGGGACGTGCTGGAGATGGCGCAGACGGTCGAGGCATGCGGTTTCGACGGTATCTGGATGCCGGATCATTTCGTCTTTCGCCACGAAGCCAACAACCGCATGCCACAGGGCATCTGGGAAGCGTTCACGACGATCGCCGCGGTAGCCGCACAGGTACCGAGGGTCTCGATCGGCGTGCTGGTGACCTGCCTTGGGTGGCGCAACCCGGGTATCGTCGCCAAGATGGCCGAGAACATCGACGAGATCAGCGAGGGCCGCTTCATTCTTGGCGTTGGGGCCGGGTGGCATCAGCCGGAGTACGACATGTACCACCTGCCGTGGGATCATCGCTTCGGCCGCTTCAAGGACAGCATCTCGATCATCAACCCGCTCTTGCGCGAAGGCGTGGCCAACTACGAGGGTGAGTACTTTTCCGCGTCCGAGGCCCTGAACTTGCCCGGTGGGCCGCGCCGCGGCGAAGGCGGTCCGCCCATTCTGGTCGGCACGAACGGCCCGAAGACGATGCGGCTCGCTGCGCAGTTCGCCGATGCGTGGAACTCCGACTGGCATCACGACCCGTCGACCGTGCTGCCGCGGCTGGCTGATCTGGACAAGGCATGCGAGGACGTTGGACGGGACCCAAAGACCATCGTGCGAACATCCGGCAGCAATGTCGCGTTGCCTGGTTATCTCGGCCGCCGGGCAAATCCCATGGAAGGCAATCCAGAACAGCTCGCTGAGCAGATTGCCGCGTTCCGCGGGATTGGCTTGCGCCACTGGGTCGCCGGGCTCGATCCCTGCAATCCCGCAAAGATCGAAGAGTTCGCCAGAGTCATCGAGATCCTCGATCGATCGTAG
- a CDS encoding ABC transporter permease yields the protein MANALWRPLPVFMLTIRQFFGGKSVWVVTVLAFLPALFGFIYWFDDADNPPAWFLSENIYRPLVIATLLPIMVLILATGALGNEIEDATLPYLTLKPIGRLRIVVEKLLATLVVCIPIILAGLVATYAVVFRGDAGDSESLTFLWALLASAVAGILAYSAVFLLVSLFVARALLVGIVYALVWESLLGRYLTGLKVVSIRHYTESILVGMADDPDIALSGATGVATSWIVIGFVTIASILLATWRLRNLNLE from the coding sequence ATGGCAAACGCCCTTTGGAGACCGCTTCCAGTCTTCATGCTGACCATCCGCCAGTTCTTTGGCGGGAAATCGGTCTGGGTCGTGACGGTGCTGGCCTTCCTGCCTGCGCTCTTCGGCTTCATCTACTGGTTCGACGATGCCGACAATCCGCCGGCCTGGTTCTTGAGCGAGAACATCTACCGGCCGTTGGTGATCGCGACCTTGCTGCCGATCATGGTGCTGATTCTGGCCACGGGCGCGCTCGGCAACGAAATCGAAGACGCTACGCTGCCCTATCTGACGCTCAAGCCGATCGGCCGGCTGCGCATCGTGGTCGAAAAGCTGCTGGCCACGTTGGTGGTCTGCATTCCGATCATCCTGGCGGGTTTGGTGGCGACCTACGCGGTCGTCTTCCGGGGAGACGCTGGCGACTCCGAGAGCTTGACATTTCTCTGGGCGCTGCTGGCCAGCGCGGTCGCCGGTATCCTGGCGTACAGCGCGGTCTTCCTGCTGGTGAGTCTCTTCGTCGCGCGCGCGTTGCTGGTCGGCATCGTCTATGCGCTGGTCTGGGAAAGCCTGCTCGGTCGGTACCTCACCGGCTTGAAGGTCGTGTCGATTCGGCATTACACGGAATCGATTCTGGTCGGCATGGCCGACGACCCTGATATCGCCCTTAGCGGCGCAACCGGCGTGGCGACCTCCTGGATCGTGATCGGGTTCGTTACGATCGCCAGCATCCTGCTCGCCACTTGGCGCTTGCGCAATCTGAATCTCGAATAA
- a CDS encoding ABC transporter ATP-binding protein — translation MSDQPTIVLDHVSKWYGDLVAVSDLSFSIGPGVTALLGPNGSGKSTSLKMICGLLGPSTGTVTIDGLPARGDPKAYRNLGVVLDIEQVYPYLSGREFVRMNALLQKLPDVDAATERALATVEMTDAAERKVGGYSKGMRQRIKLAGALVHDPSVILMDEPLNGTDPEQRAHMIRLMWELGRQGKTLLVSSHVLSEVERFAENIIVIINGKLAAAGNYRTIRERIDNHPHIVRLGSPEPRKLASALVTLPTISSVRIDKDGRVFVETSEVRDFYRMVPKLAKDKDVRLTELQAADESLESVFSYLVER, via the coding sequence ATGTCCGATCAGCCAACGATCGTGCTCGACCACGTCTCCAAGTGGTACGGCGATCTGGTGGCGGTTTCTGACCTCTCGTTCAGCATCGGACCCGGCGTCACCGCGCTCCTGGGACCGAATGGTTCCGGTAAGTCGACCTCGTTGAAGATGATCTGCGGCCTGTTGGGTCCATCGACCGGTACGGTCACCATCGACGGGCTCCCGGCGCGGGGAGATCCCAAGGCGTACAGGAACCTCGGGGTGGTGCTCGACATCGAGCAGGTTTATCCCTATCTCAGCGGGCGCGAGTTCGTGCGCATGAATGCCTTGCTGCAGAAGCTGCCGGATGTGGATGCCGCCACCGAGCGCGCCCTCGCGACGGTGGAAATGACCGACGCGGCCGAGCGCAAGGTGGGCGGGTATTCCAAGGGCATGCGCCAGCGGATCAAGTTGGCTGGCGCGCTGGTGCACGATCCGAGTGTCATTCTGATGGACGAACCCCTCAATGGCACCGATCCCGAGCAACGCGCGCACATGATCCGCCTGATGTGGGAGCTTGGACGCCAGGGCAAGACATTGCTGGTCTCCTCGCACGTGCTTTCCGAGGTGGAGCGGTTCGCCGAGAACATCATCGTCATCATCAACGGCAAACTGGCGGCCGCGGGCAACTACCGCACCATCCGCGAGCGGATCGACAACCATCCGCACATCGTGCGGCTTGGGTCCCCGGAGCCACGCAAGCTCGCGTCGGCGCTGGTGACATTGCCGACGATCAGCTCGGTGCGGATCGACAAGGACGGCCGCGTCTTCGTGGAAACGAGCGAGGTGCGCGACTTCTATCGCATGGTGCCCAAGCTGGCAAAGGACAAAGACGTTCGGCTCACCGAATTGCAGGCAGCCGATGAATCGCTCGAATCGGTCTTCTCGTATCTGGTGGAGCGATAG
- a CDS encoding ABC transporter permease subunit — MAESSVTPRANDRAFGEVYDRGYQHYTGPRLGRAHAFRALTGYSMKRALGAKKRWTAKVVPVILYVAVALLVIIPLGIQAFIDSAEILQYWDYFSVAWLILGVFVATIAPEMLCGDRREKTLILYFSRPITRLDYLLSKLLATALLTLTITLVPLAIFWLGRQLLEDSPVRAMGDNIGDLGKIVVVSVIVSAYLGALGLAISAFTGRKAIAVGVIVVAFIFFNILAGVLQEVFGTDDQKGWFGLLSPARTISEFVFGIWDQRNNDGAFGNPLDTWVYGAAMVIVVLICCAIMYWRYVPED, encoded by the coding sequence ATGGCCGAATCGTCCGTGACTCCACGCGCCAACGATCGCGCCTTTGGCGAGGTCTACGACCGCGGCTACCAGCACTACACCGGTCCGCGGCTTGGGCGGGCGCACGCCTTCCGCGCGCTCACCGGGTATTCCATGAAACGCGCGTTGGGCGCGAAAAAACGCTGGACCGCCAAAGTCGTTCCGGTGATTCTCTATGTGGCCGTCGCGCTGTTGGTCATCATTCCGCTTGGCATCCAGGCGTTCATCGACTCGGCCGAGATTCTGCAGTACTGGGACTACTTCTCGGTGGCCTGGCTGATCCTGGGCGTTTTCGTTGCCACCATCGCGCCGGAGATGCTCTGCGGCGACCGGCGCGAGAAGACGCTGATCCTCTACTTCTCCCGGCCGATCACGCGGCTCGACTACCTGCTTTCGAAACTGCTCGCGACCGCGTTGTTGACTCTGACGATCACGTTGGTGCCACTCGCGATCTTCTGGCTTGGCCGGCAGCTGCTGGAAGACTCTCCGGTACGCGCCATGGGCGACAACATCGGCGATCTGGGCAAGATCGTCGTGGTGAGCGTGATCGTCTCGGCCTACCTGGGCGCGCTCGGGCTTGCCATCTCCGCGTTCACCGGTCGCAAGGCGATCGCGGTTGGCGTGATCGTGGTGGCGTTCATCTTCTTCAACATCCTTGCCGGGGTGCTGCAAGAGGTGTTCGGCACTGACGACCAGAAAGGCTGGTTCGGGCTGCTGAGTCCGGCCCGCACGATCTCGGAATTCGTGTTTGGCATCTGGGATCAACGCAACAACGACGGCGCGTTCGGCAACCCGCTCGACACCTGGGTCTATGGAGCAGCGATGGTCATCGTCGTGCTGATCTGCTGCGCAATCATGTATTGGCGCTATGTTCCAGAAGATTAG
- a CDS encoding ABC transporter ATP-binding protein, with amino-acid sequence MAQAATSIQPQNEQQDAIDAVIRTADLTKRFGSFTALNQIDLSIPRGAIGLLGPNGAGKTTLIRLLLGLSRPTSGSAEVLGFDAFSQGIQVRERVGYMPEAECLPSNATAADFVGHMAEMSGLPKTEARQRAADVLYQVGLDEERYRLIKGFSTGMKQRVKLAQSIVHDPQIVFLDEPTAGLDPPGRDSMLELVERIHRMMGMTVVLSSHILEDIERVCDYVVIINSGQLALAQSIGGGPVDGAQLSIQIDGNAEQFIQRLEALGIDDARLRDRMTGLPEIVIRQPSDKAYDAVRDTAVELDVPLISMTGKTRSLEDLYLQAVGAAALDSDLHGGV; translated from the coding sequence ATGGCGCAGGCAGCGACCAGTATCCAGCCGCAGAACGAGCAGCAAGACGCGATCGACGCGGTGATCCGCACCGCCGACCTGACCAAGCGCTTCGGCTCGTTCACGGCGCTGAACCAGATCGATCTCTCGATACCACGCGGCGCTATCGGCTTGCTCGGACCGAACGGCGCAGGCAAGACAACCTTGATCCGTCTGCTGCTCGGGCTTTCGCGCCCCACCTCCGGTTCTGCCGAGGTGCTGGGGTTCGACGCGTTTTCGCAGGGGATCCAGGTGCGCGAGCGGGTTGGCTATATGCCCGAAGCCGAATGCCTTCCGTCCAATGCCACTGCCGCCGATTTCGTCGGTCATATGGCCGAAATGAGCGGGCTGCCCAAGACCGAGGCACGCCAACGCGCCGCCGATGTGCTCTATCAGGTTGGACTCGACGAAGAGCGCTACCGGTTGATCAAGGGGTTCTCCACCGGTATGAAGCAGCGCGTCAAGCTCGCCCAGTCGATCGTGCACGATCCCCAGATCGTCTTCCTCGACGAGCCGACCGCCGGTCTGGACCCGCCCGGGCGCGATTCGATGCTCGAGCTGGTGGAGCGTATTCACCGCATGATGGGGATGACGGTCGTGCTCTCGTCTCACATTCTGGAAGACATCGAACGGGTCTGCGACTACGTGGTCATCATCAACAGCGGTCAGTTGGCGCTGGCGCAGTCGATCGGCGGAGGTCCGGTGGACGGCGCGCAACTTTCGATTCAGATCGATGGCAACGCCGAACAGTTCATTCAGCGGCTCGAAGCGCTTGGCATCGACGATGCGCGCTTGCGCGACCGGATGACCGGTCTGCCGGAGATCGTCATTCGCCAACCGAGCGACAAGGCCTACGACGCGGTGCGTGACACCGCGGTCGAACTCGACGTGCCGCTGATCTCCATGACCGGGAAGACCCGGTCGCTCGAAGACTTGTATCTCCAGGCGGTCGGCGCGGCAGCGCTCGATAGCGATCTGCACGGCGGGGTGTGA
- a CDS encoding aminotransferase class I/II-fold pyridoxal phosphate-dependent enzyme, which translates to MKVETFTLERWMSTWETVAKFDIAESGIYPLTTRELLDFLPADDRRAVEDRLLELRLGYNEARGTARLRADLADTYDNVNPDQILVTTGAIEANYLLVNTLLEAGDHIVSVFPAYQQLYSVAKAIGCEISLWNIVEDGGNYRFDLDELERLVKPETKMILINTPNNPTGALLSDDELKRIYALAESVDAYVLSDEAYRWLDIPGGEPLAAPMRNLGPRAISVGTFSKPFGLPGLRIGWLAATEEIVKGCWSARDYVSLAPGGLSDFLASVALRQRDQIIKRNQAIMAQNLDTAEAWFARHGELASWNVPRGGLLALVKYNVDLPSDQVANTLAQDYSVMLAPGSTFGYEGHLRIGIGQTPAIFAEGLERTAQELERMTLQQTAGVGTR; encoded by the coding sequence GTGAAGGTCGAGACATTTACGCTCGAACGATGGATGAGCACATGGGAAACCGTGGCCAAATTCGACATCGCGGAAAGCGGCATCTACCCGCTCACCACGCGCGAGCTGCTCGATTTTCTTCCGGCGGATGATCGGCGTGCCGTCGAAGACCGATTGCTCGAACTGCGGCTCGGGTACAACGAAGCGCGCGGTACGGCCAGGTTGCGCGCCGACCTGGCGGACACCTACGACAACGTCAACCCCGATCAGATCCTCGTCACGACCGGAGCCATCGAGGCCAATTACCTGCTCGTGAACACGCTGCTGGAGGCTGGCGACCATATCGTCTCCGTCTTCCCGGCGTATCAGCAGCTCTACAGCGTCGCCAAGGCAATCGGTTGCGAGATCAGTCTCTGGAACATCGTGGAAGACGGTGGCAATTACCGTTTCGATCTCGACGAGCTCGAACGGCTGGTCAAGCCCGAAACGAAGATGATTCTCATCAACACGCCGAACAACCCGACCGGGGCGTTGCTCTCCGACGATGAACTGAAGCGAATCTACGCACTGGCCGAATCGGTCGATGCCTATGTCCTCAGTGACGAGGCGTATCGCTGGCTCGATATTCCCGGCGGTGAGCCGCTGGCAGCTCCGATGCGGAATCTGGGGCCACGCGCCATCAGCGTGGGCACGTTCTCCAAACCGTTCGGCTTGCCTGGACTGCGAATCGGTTGGCTGGCGGCGACCGAAGAGATCGTGAAAGGCTGCTGGAGCGCGCGCGACTATGTCTCGCTGGCGCCCGGCGGATTGTCCGACTTCCTTGCCAGCGTGGCGCTCAGGCAACGGGACCAGATCATCAAGCGCAATCAGGCGATCATGGCGCAGAATCTCGATACCGCGGAAGCATGGTTTGCCAGGCATGGCGAGCTTGCCAGCTGGAACGTCCCGCGTGGTGGATTGCTTGCGCTCGTGAAGTACAACGTCGATCTGCCCTCCGATCAGGTGGCGAACACGCTCGCGCAGGACTACTCCGTCATGCTGGCGCCCGGTTCGACCTTCGGATACGAGGGGCATCTCCGCATTGGCATCGGCCAGACGCCTGCCATCTTCGCCGAGGGGCTGGAACGAACCGCACAGGAGCTGGAGCGCATGACCTTGCAGCAAACTGCCGGCGTGGGGACTCGGTAA
- a CDS encoding trypsin-like peptidase domain-containing protein, with protein sequence MTESTSVLASLSNDLANAVEQAANSVVTVFGRQRMPATGIVWSADGLIVSANHVVERDEDIHIDTPDGQHRSTSVVGRDPNSDLVLLKLDDAELTPAVRATHAPKVGQFVLAVGRPGKSGPMASLGVVSLIGGKSGRDHRHNQLGEFLKTDAAMLPGFSGGPLVDAWGEVLGLNSSTLGRGSGFTLPNATIDKVVDSLVQHGKVRRGFLGVSAQAVAINDQLAASLGLESKKALVIVGLEPGGPAEQQGLYIGDIIVQVGGTAVGSVDQLMEQLSGDVVGQSVEISVIRGGELINKSIVAGERA encoded by the coding sequence ATGACCGAATCCACAAGCGTGCTTGCCAGCCTTTCCAACGATCTTGCCAATGCCGTCGAGCAAGCCGCCAATAGCGTCGTGACCGTCTTCGGACGGCAGCGGATGCCCGCCACCGGCATCGTTTGGTCGGCTGACGGCTTGATCGTGAGCGCCAATCACGTCGTCGAACGCGACGAAGATATCCATATCGACACACCGGATGGTCAACATCGTTCCACCAGCGTGGTCGGCCGCGACCCGAACAGCGATCTGGTGCTGCTGAAATTGGATGACGCCGAACTGACGCCTGCGGTGCGGGCGACACACGCGCCGAAGGTCGGGCAGTTCGTGCTGGCCGTCGGCCGGCCCGGGAAGTCAGGGCCAATGGCGTCGCTGGGCGTTGTCAGTTTGATCGGCGGGAAATCAGGCCGCGACCACCGCCACAACCAGCTTGGCGAATTCCTCAAGACCGATGCCGCCATGCTGCCGGGGTTCTCCGGCGGTCCGCTGGTCGACGCTTGGGGCGAGGTGCTTGGGCTCAACTCCTCCACGCTAGGCCGCGGGAGTGGGTTCACCTTGCCGAATGCGACGATCGACAAGGTCGTCGACTCGCTGGTGCAGCATGGCAAGGTGCGGCGCGGATTCCTCGGTGTCAGCGCGCAAGCGGTGGCGATCAACGACCAACTGGCTGCCTCGCTCGGACTCGAGAGCAAGAAAGCGCTCGTCATCGTCGGACTGGAACCGGGCGGTCCCGCAGAGCAACAGGGACTCTATATCGGCGACATCATCGTGCAGGTTGGCGGCACAGCCGTTGGATCGGTCGATCAACTCATGGAGCAACTCAGCGGAGACGTGGTGGGGCAATCGGTCGAGATCTCCGTCATTCGCGGCGGGGAGCTCATCAACAAGTCGATCGTGGCCGGAGAGCGGGCATAG
- a CDS encoding trypsin-like peptidase domain-containing protein translates to MTATLPTPMLRAHADIDAELSGLYEQVRPSVVQVNRGNGNGAGTIWREDGLIVTNNHVAGQSNTLQIILGDGRQFEGRVVAREPEKDLALVEIDARDLPAVRIGDSTRIRPGQLVITVGHPYGQTDYLTAGIICAAGQAATDRGPRSGDLIQMDARIAPGNSGGPLIDVDGRVLGINAMVAGRLGMAIPSAAVERFVAGLVPGGAHAYLGINGVVAALPNASQDVGFVLTEVLDGTPAARAGLMIGDVVLSIAGHQIVDQESIPAAMLRVQPGDEVEIGLTRGGVPRTVIVVPTERMQPR, encoded by the coding sequence ATGACGGCAACCCTTCCAACACCCATGCTCAGAGCACATGCGGACATCGACGCGGAACTCTCGGGCCTCTATGAACAGGTCAGGCCCTCGGTGGTGCAGGTCAACCGAGGAAATGGCAACGGCGCCGGCACGATCTGGCGCGAAGACGGCCTGATCGTGACGAACAACCATGTTGCGGGGCAAAGCAACACGCTGCAGATCATTCTGGGAGACGGACGACAGTTCGAGGGACGGGTCGTGGCGCGCGAACCCGAGAAGGACCTGGCGCTGGTCGAGATCGACGCGCGCGATCTCCCGGCAGTGCGGATCGGCGACTCGACCCGCATTCGCCCCGGGCAGCTGGTCATCACCGTGGGACACCCCTATGGACAGACTGACTACCTAACCGCCGGAATCATCTGCGCCGCCGGTCAGGCTGCCACCGACCGGGGCCCCCGCTCAGGCGACTTGATTCAGATGGACGCCAGAATCGCCCCAGGAAACTCGGGCGGACCGCTCATCGATGTCGATGGCCGGGTGCTCGGCATCAATGCCATGGTCGCCGGGCGACTTGGTATGGCGATACCGTCCGCCGCGGTCGAACGCTTCGTTGCAGGGTTGGTTCCGGGAGGCGCGCATGCCTATCTCGGCATCAACGGCGTTGTCGCGGCGCTGCCGAATGCGTCGCAGGATGTCGGATTCGTCCTCACCGAGGTGCTCGACGGCACCCCCGCTGCGCGGGCGGGCTTGATGATCGGCGACGTAGTGCTCTCCATTGCCGGGCATCAGATCGTCGATCAGGAGTCGATTCCCGCCGCCATGCTGCGTGTGCAACCGGGCGACGAAGTCGAAATCGGCCTGACCCGTGGAGGCGTGCCGCGTACTGTCATCGTCGTTCCCACCGAGCGGATGCAGCCGCGCTGA